A window of the Burkholderia sp. 9120 genome harbors these coding sequences:
- a CDS encoding Nramp family divalent metal transporter, with product MNEATGQPTVPQTLTEQACFDIRETLAGRRRGLRAMLPFAGPAVVASIAYMDPGNFATNIQAGAGYGYTLLWVVAVANIVAMLFQSLSAKLGLVTGNNLAELCRAALPRRYVLAMWGISEIAAMATDLAEFVGGAIGVSLLTHLPMIPSMLITAAVTYALLQFEKRGFRPLELAIAALVGVIGLSYLAELLIAPVHWPSVVKHTFTPAMPDSNALTISVGIIGATVMPHVLFLHSGLTQNRVTPRNENERGKLLRFSNIEVVVALGVAGLINMAMVIMASSAFHAGHADIASIETAWRTLTPLLGGAAAGLFLAALIASGVSSSVVGTMAGQMIMQGFVGFHIPVWARRLITMAPAFAVVAWGVDATRALVLSQVVLSIALPVPMIALVWFTSRGDLMGRYRNRRSTTIAAVVGTIAVLALNLVLLLQVAGISPW from the coding sequence GTTCGCCGGACCGGCGGTGGTGGCCTCGATCGCCTACATGGACCCGGGCAACTTCGCGACCAACATTCAGGCGGGCGCCGGTTACGGCTATACGCTGCTGTGGGTGGTGGCGGTGGCGAACATCGTCGCGATGCTGTTCCAGTCGTTGTCCGCCAAACTCGGGCTCGTCACCGGCAACAATCTCGCCGAGTTATGCCGCGCTGCGTTACCGCGCCGCTACGTGCTCGCGATGTGGGGCATCAGCGAAATCGCGGCGATGGCGACCGATCTCGCCGAGTTCGTGGGCGGCGCGATCGGCGTGTCGTTGCTCACGCATCTGCCGATGATCCCCAGCATGCTGATCACCGCCGCCGTCACCTATGCGCTGCTGCAGTTCGAAAAGCGTGGCTTTCGTCCGCTCGAACTCGCAATCGCGGCGCTCGTCGGCGTGATCGGACTGTCGTATCTCGCCGAATTGCTGATCGCGCCGGTGCATTGGCCGTCGGTCGTCAAACATACGTTCACGCCGGCCATGCCCGATAGCAATGCATTGACGATCTCGGTCGGCATCATCGGCGCAACCGTGATGCCGCACGTGCTGTTCCTGCATTCGGGACTCACGCAGAATCGCGTGACGCCGCGCAATGAAAACGAGCGCGGCAAATTGCTGCGGTTTTCGAATATCGAAGTGGTGGTTGCGCTCGGCGTCGCGGGGCTCATCAACATGGCGATGGTGATCATGGCGTCGAGCGCTTTTCATGCGGGTCACGCGGATATCGCCAGCATCGAAACCGCGTGGCGCACGCTTACGCCGCTGCTCGGCGGCGCCGCGGCGGGATTGTTTCTTGCGGCGTTGATCGCGTCGGGCGTGTCGAGTTCGGTGGTCGGCACAATGGCCGGGCAGATGATCATGCAGGGCTTTGTCGGCTTTCACATTCCCGTGTGGGCGCGGCGTTTGATCACCATGGCGCCGGCGTTCGCCGTCGTCGCGTGGGGCGTCGACGCGACGCGTGCGCTGGTATTGAGCCAGGTCGTGCTCAGTATTGCGCTGCCGGTGCCGATGATCGCGCTGGTGTGGTTCACGTCGCGCGGCGACTTGATGGGGCGCTACCGCAACCGTCGCTCGACGACGATCGCCGCCGTGGTCGGCACGATCGCGGTGTTGGCGCTGAATCTGGTGCTGTTGCTGCAGGTGGCGGGGATTTCGCCGTGGTGA